The genomic region GGATGAACTGTGAACACTTCATGTTACCATAAAAACCATGTGTATCTTAAAAGTTGTTTGCTCAATGCTATGCGAAGCAAAGCTCCTTATGTTCAATCAGAACCATTATTATTATTTTTATTTTTATTTTTTGAGAATGCAATCACCATCATTATAAACATAACAAACTACATGCAGAAAATAACATATAATCTGCTCATATTCAACTAGTCTGGACAGACACTCATTATGATTTCATAGCTTTACACAACAGAGTCATACCTAGTAGCTTATTCCTGATTCATGAAAGCAGCTACCTTCTTCACCAAGCTCACAGCCTTCTCGCAGCTCGGATCAAACAAATGAAACACATGATCTTCTCCTTCAGTCTCCTCAATCTCCACAACTCCGCTCCACCCACTCTTCTTCAACGCCTCATAATAACTCCATCCCCTGTCCTTCAAGAAATCCTTCTCCGCCACAAACACCAACACTCTCCCAGCTCCCAAGCTCCCCAGTCTCGGATCATTTCCCGGATACATTTTCGGATCCTCTAACCCTCCTCCCGTCGGATATATCACCTCCAACAACTTATCCGGCACTTCATTCCGGAAATACGGATGAAACAAAACCACCCCCACAGTATTAACCCCGCTGACTCCCTCCACTCCACTCTGGCGCACGACATGGTGCGCCAGGGTGGACCCGGCGCTGTCTCCGGCCACGAACACGCGGTTGAAGTCCGCGTGTTCATTCAGCCAGGATTCTGGCCCGCCGCCAGTGGAATGGGTCGCGGCCCATTGGAATGCGGCCCAGCTGTCTTCAAAAGCGGCGGGAAGAGGGTGCTCCGGGGCGCGGCGGTAGTGGATGGACAAAGCGACGACGTTTGCTTGGGCAGCGAGGGAGCTGACGTGGCTGTGGTAGACAGGGGAGGATGGGGACTCGATGACGAAACCGCCGCCGTGGATGTAGAGGAGGAAGGGGAGTTTCCGGGTCGGGTCGGGGAGTTTGGGGAGGTAGATGCGGGCGGAGAGGCCGGATTCGGGTGAGAGGACGATGTCTTTGGATTGGACTCCGGTGGTCGGGTCAGTGGAGGGCGGGACGGTCTCGTTTCCCTTGAGGCGGTCGGCTCGTCCGTCTTTGTAAAGACGGAAGAGAGGTGGGAACTCGAAGGCTATCTCGTCGTTTTGGGTTGCTGGGTCCATTTTCGACGAGGAAGTGAAGAACTGGTGAGAGGGATTTTCTGGGTTCCTACGAGAGAGAGAGAGAGAGAGAGAGAGAGAGAGAGAGGTAGGTAGTAGTNNNNNNNNNNNNNNNNNNNNAGAGAGAGAGAGAGGGTGATGTGAATGCTTCAGGTGATAAAAGGTGATAAAAGGTGATGCTAAAAATGGGAAAGTGGTTTACCCGTCCAAAATATGGTAGTATATTTTATTTTATTTTTTATGAAAAATACTTAAAATTAGATAACCGAATCTCTAGGTCATCAAGAATTTACAATATCAAATACAAGAATATGAATAGCCTCAATAGGAACTCTATTCACCCAAGTATTATCATTGGGCAAAGAATGATCTAGGTATACTATTGTATCAGCTACAAAATTTACCTTCCTAAAAACATGTCTAAAAGAGATGGACACAAACTGAGTCGCTAATGATTTAATATCTTCTACTATTTTGATAAGTCTCCAAAGAAGATCAAAGACCTCATTAACTGCATCAATGACTAGCTTGGAGTCTCTACTAAAATATGGTAGTATATGGCTTATCTTCTTCTCCAATAGTTTGGTGGGCATGCACCATTTCACCTCCATATTTATCCTATCTGTTTTTTTTTTTTTTTTTTCCTTCTCAAAGAAGGATATTTATCCTATCAGTTTTGTTCATACATGTATCTTGGGATGCAATACCCCAAGTCCCCAACTCACTACTAGGAAAAAAGAAGAGGGTCATGAAAGACATAATGTAATAGTAACGTCGTTACATTGTTCAAAGTGAGGGCCGAAGTGGCTTCATTAGCTTGTGAAGTTTAGTTGCGTAATGATCTTAAAAGAATCACTCTGTTGGTACAGTTTTGTAGATTGTTGATCCACAACTCATTAGATGATCTTGTTAATTTTTTTTTTGTCAAATTTGAATTTGACATCTTACATGGCAAATGATATTTTGCTACAATTTCTCCTCCAACCAAGATGTCAAATATATGTATTATTGTATCAAGGGAGAAGGAAGAGAGAGAAATAACAATAAAGAAAAAAAAGAACCATTCTCATGGGCTGTGTCAAACTTGACAATGTATCTGAAAAATGTCATCCATGTGGATTTGATACTTTGGTTGGAAAAGATTACATCAGTCAATTATTACCGTTGCTCTGTCACCTGGCAAATGA from Fragaria vesca subsp. vesca linkage group LG3, FraVesHawaii_1.0, whole genome shotgun sequence harbors:
- the LOC101304460 gene encoding probable carboxylesterase 7-like, whose amino-acid sequence is MDPATQNDEIAFEFPPLFRLYKDGRADRLKGNETVPPSTDPTTGVQSKDIVLSPESGLSARIYLPKLPDPTRKLPFLLYIHGGGFVIESPSSPVYHSHVSSLAAQANVVALSIHYRRAPEHPLPAAFEDSWAAFQWAATHSTGGGPESWLNEHADFNRVFVAGDSAGSTLAHHVVRQSGVEGVSGVNTVGVVLFHPYFRNEVPDKLLEVIYPTGGGLEDPKMYPGNDPRLGSLGAGRVLVFVAEKDFLKDRGWSYYEALKKSGWSGVVEIEETEGEDHVFHLFDPSCEKAVSLVKKVAAFMNQE